The Watersipora subatra chromosome 1, tzWatSuba1.1, whole genome shotgun sequence genome has a window encoding:
- the LOC137410630 gene encoding uncharacterized protein: MIDGRLQHFCFLVDAGGVDINYVNKSGKTPLIAACYLTARRSVTLAMVRKLLQSGAILSKVDPMGQTVLHHAVSQCKLRILELLLDTARTELTIRDAKANTPLHLAVEAQDLSLIRKLVTHMKVYQISSEVSNNDGLTPLSLACQKGRVDIARYLSATVQHSPMRSDTVMHRTGRQWLDTVLFVPYDVDPFTCPNSTLVQLQPKPWNYIENDCKINCITYDWRKTISSGLLQLEKSQRSNSARSVRGISPPASSHQRLALSASHCSSKSQRYQKQKIIRSQKSYMQMLPYFMELKATSTSILPAAQLPTEEERSLSELDGLELCDINVPICRSNDMLSLSLSFSRPRKFQLREKTTKQKISTVQEAISATHAWSKSPIKKRRSVNCNQSS, encoded by the coding sequence ATGATTGATGGTCGACTACAACACTTTTGCTTTCTCGTCGACGCTGGTGGTGTAGACATCAACTATGTCAATAAATCAGGAAAGACACCTCTCATCGCTGCTTGTTATCTGACAGCAAGAAGATCTGTCACCTTGGCCATGGTCAGAAAACTACTGCAATCTGGTGCAATCCTCAGCAAAGTCGACCCAATGGGTCAAACAGTCTTACATCACGCAGTTAGTCAATGTAAGTTGCGAATATTGGAATTATTGTTGGATACAGCAAGAACGGAGCTAACCATACGAGATGCTAAAGCGAATACGCCTCTACATCTAGCTGTCGAGGCACAAGATCTCAGTCTAATTCGTAAATTAGTTACACACATGAAAGTCTACCAAATATCTTCTGAGGTCTCTAACAATGACGGACTCACTCCACTTTCCCTCGCCTGTCAAAAGGGCCGAGTTGACATCGCTCGTTACCTCAGCGCTACTGTTCAACATTCTCCTATGAGATCTGATACAGTCATGCATCGCACTGGGAGGCAATGGTTAGATACTGTACTCTTTGTGCCCTACGATGTTGACCCATTCACTTGTCCAAATTCAACACTGGTACAGTTGCAACCCAAACCTTGGAACTACATAGAGAATGATTGTAAAATCAACTGTATCACTTACGATTGGCGCAAGACCATCAGTTCTGGTCTGCTTCAGCTAGAAAAATCTCAGAGATCAAATTCGGCTAGATCTGTTCGTGGCATTTCACCTCCTGCTTCTTCTCACCAAAGACTAGCTTTATCAGCCTCACACTGTTCAAGCAAATCGCAACGATATCAAAAGCAAAAGATAATTAGAAGCCAAAAAAGCTACATGCAAATGTTGCCATATTTTATGGAATTGAAAGCGACTTCCACGAGTATTTTGCCAGCCGCTCAACTACCCACTGAAGAAGAGAGATCTTTGTCAGAACTAGATGGACTAGAGCTCTGTGACATAAACGTTCCCATCTGCAGATCCAATGATATGCTCAGTTTGTCTCTGTCATTTTCTAGGCCAAGAAAGTTCCAATTAAGGGAAAAAACTACCAAACAGAAAATATCTACAGTTCAGGAAGCCATATCTGCAACCCACGCTTGGTCAAAGTCGCCCATCAAAAAGAGAAGATCTGTTAATTGTAACCAATCTAGTTAA